The following proteins are co-located in the Bubalus bubalis isolate 160015118507 breed Murrah chromosome 23, NDDB_SH_1, whole genome shotgun sequence genome:
- the HPS6 gene encoding Hermansky-Pudlak syndrome 6 protein: MKRAGTLRLLSDLSTFSGAARLRELLAGDPAVRVRCSPDGRHLLLLRPPGSPAPQLLVAVRGPGEELESAWPPGQPSPLDAFLLPWRARSALVLVWESGLLEVWGSGVGPGWRLLQSTELCPGGGARVVAAAAPRGRLVWCEERPAGTEGQLGPPAVAFSHCVCVRTLEPSGEAGTNLGSTHILLHHCPAFGLLTSRKDLFLVPTATTWPGLGHILLIWSPSKGKVVVAAPCLGLSHSRSLNPGRGDTWDFRTLLRGLPGLLSPRQPLTVHTWAPTPQGLMWLDLRGTVSLVQPHGGSRTVGTLQEAPASVAGSAALGTFHGTLACVLGSTLELLDTGSGQLLERKILSTDRVHLLEPPAPGMEDQEELETRGGLRLLSAVGLFQVGWKTPQSLELPSTEDMVFEEACKYYQRRSLRGAQLTPEELRHNSIFRAPQALASILQGHVSPSALLTTLRAELRDYRGLEQLKAQLVAGDEEEAGWTELAEHEVARLLRTDLMGDQLAQLNTIFQALPTAAWGAILRVLQLQPDGNGHLRSQAPPDVWKKVLGVTAAGKEPPNGILPPFELLCQCLCRLEPQWLPPFVELAQQQGGPGWGAGGPGLPLYRRALAVLGEEGTRPEALELDLLLGSGRPKAVLQAVGQLVQKEQWERALEAGLALSPSSPLLRSEIFKLLLAEFARHRRLDAHLPLLCRLCPPDLAPAELLLLLRTYLPDELEPPAPFSEPGAEPPLTVGLLRALLKQTGTQGRASGPVLSLYEDILWDPDTPPPTPPRVSALQASDHPGLEAWAPSGQGLDVTDTG; encoded by the coding sequence ATGAAGCGTGCGGGGACTCTGCGCCTGCTCTCAGATCTGAGCACCTTCAGCGGCGCGGCCCGGCTCCGGGAGTTGCTAGCCGGGGACCCAGCCGTCCGAGTTCGCTGCAGCCCAGACGGCCGCCACCTACTGTTGCTGCGACCTCCGGGGTCACCAGCCCCGCAACTGCTGGTCGCGGTGCGTGGACCCGGTGAGGAACTGGAAAGTGCCTGGCCGCCTGGCCAGCCCTCACCGCTAGACGCCTTCCTCCTGCCGTGGCGGGCGCGATCGGCGCTAGTCCTAGTGTGGGAGAGTGGCCTACTCGAGGTGTGGGGCTCGGGGGTGGGGCCCGGCTGGCGGCTGCTGCAGAGCACCGAGCTGTGTCCTGGAGGTGGAGCCCGTGTGGTAGCCGCGGCGGCGCCCCGAGGCCGCCTGGTGTGGTGCGAGGAGCGGCCCGCCGGCACTGAGGGCCAATTAGGGCCTCCTGCAGTGGCTTTTAGCCATTGTGTGTGCGTCAGGACCCTCGAGCCCAGCGGGGAGGCCGGCACCAACCTGGGCAGCACGCACATACTGCTGCACCACTGCCCCGCTTTCGGGCTGCTGACCTCCCGCAAGGACCTCTTCCTGGTGCCCACTGCCACCACCTGGCCTGGCTTGGGTCATATTCTGCTCATTTGGAGCCCAAGCAAGGGCAAGGTAGTGGTGGCTGCCCCATGTCTTGGCCTCTCCCACAGTAGAAGCCTGAATCCTGGAAGAGGGGACACATGGGACTTCAGGACCCTGCTCCGAGGCCTTCCTGGACTGCTGTCCCCCAGGCAGCCATTGACTGTACATACCTGGGCCCCAACTCCCCAGGGCCTGATGTGGCTTGACCTCAGGGGCACTGTGAGCCTGGTGCAGCCCCACGGTGGCTCCCGGACTGTTGGCACCCTGCAGGAGGCACCTGCCAGCGTGGCAGGGTCTGCAGCACTGGGCACATTTCATGGCACTCTGGCCTGTGTGCTGGGCTCCACATTGGAACTGCTGGACACGGGCAGTGGGCAGCTGCTGGAGAGGAAGATCCTGAGTACAGACCGAGTACATCTGTTGGAACCCCCCGCCCCTGGCATGGAAGATCAGGAAGAGCTGGAGACTCGAGGGGGTCTTCGTTTACTTTCAGCTGTGGGTCTGTTTCAAGTAGGCTGGAAAACCCCACAAAGCCTTGAGCTGCCTTCAACTGAAGATATGGTGTTTGAGGAGGCCTGCAAGTACTACCAGCGACGGAGCCTGCGGGGTGCCCAGCTCACCCCAGAGGAACTGCGACATAACAGCATATTCCGAGCACCTCAGGCCCTGGCATCCATCCTCCAGGGCCATGTGTCCCCATCAGCACTGTTGACCACACTGAGGGCCGAGCTTCGGGATTACCGGGGCTTAGAACAGCTCAAAGCCCAGCTAGTGGCTGGGGACGAGGAGGAGGCTGGCTGGACTGAGCTGGCAGAGCACGAAGTGGCACGGCTGCTGAGGACTGACTTGATGGGAGACCAGCTGGCCCAGCTCAACACCATTTTCCAAGCCCTCCCTACAGCAGCCTGGGGTGCCATCCTCAGGGTCCTGCAGCTCCAGCCAGATGGCAATGGCCATCTGAGGTCCCAAGCTCCCCCAGATGTGTGGAAGAAGGTACTGGGGGTTACAGCAGCTGGAAAAGAACCACCCAATGGCATACTGCCCCCCTTTGAACTCCTGTGCCAGTGCCTCTGCCGGCTGGAGCCACAGTGGCTGCCACCCTTTGTGGAGCTGGCCCAGCAACAGGGGGGGCCTGGCTGGGGGGCAGGAGGCCCAGGGCTGCCCCTCTATCGCCGAGCCCTGGCAGTACTAGGTGAGGAGGGGACTAGGCCTGAAGCACTGGAGCTAGACCTACTCTTGGGCAGTGGGCGGCCCAAAGCTGTGCTCCAAGCTGTGGGGCAGCTGGTGCAAAAGGAACAGTGGGAACGGGCTTTAGAGGCTGGCCTGGCTCTCAGCCCCTCTAGCCCCCTGCTTCGAAGTGAGATCTTCAAACTGCTGTTGGCCGAATTTGCCCGGCATCGCCGGCTTGATGCTCACCTCCCCCTCCTTTGCCGCCTGTGCCCACCAGACCTAGCTCCAGCTGAACTCCTGCTTCTACTGCGGACATACCTCCCAGATGAGTTGGAGCCCCCTGCCCCATTCTCTGAGCCTGGGGCAGAGCCCCCTCTCACTGTGGGCTTGCTCAGAGCCCTGCTGAAGCAGACTGGGACTCAAGGACGAGCCTCTGGCCCAGTTCTAAGCTTATATGAGGACATTCTATGGGACCCAGacactccaccccccaccccacctcggGTGTCAGCCCTCCAGGCATCAGACCACCCAGGCCTGGAGGCCTGGGCACCATCTGGACAGGGTCTCGATGTGACTGACACAGGCTGA